The DNA region CCCGCGCCCGCTGACCGGCGAGCCGCTCGCGCTCGACCTGCTGAACACGCGGTGGGCGGGCACGCCGGTGAACGACCTGCTGGACGACGAGCCGGACGGCTACGCGATCTGGCTCTCCTCGGCCGGACTGGCCGGACGCTGCGCGGCCGACGCGGCCGGGCGGGCCGCCGCCCGGGAGGCCCGGGAGGCGCTGGCGGCGGCGGTCCGGGACCTCGACGAACGCGGCGGGGTCGGGGTGGCGGCGCTGGCCGGGCTGGACGCGGTGCTGGGGCACGGCCGGGTCCGGCGGGAGGCCTCCGCGACGGGCCCGGTGGACCGGGTCGAGGTGGACGACCCCGCGCGGCTGGCGGCCTGGCTGGCGGTGGACGACTTCCTGGGACTGCTCGGGCAGGGGCCGCAGCGGATCAAGAAGTGCGCGCACGAGGCGTGCATCCTGCACTTCTTCGACACGTCGCAGAACGGTCGGCGGCGGTGGTGCTCGATGGCGGTGTGCGGCAACCGGGCGAAGGCGGCGCGGCACTACGGGAAGGTGCACGGCTAGGGCGCGGCCAGGACCTCCCCCGGC from Kitasatospora sp. NBC_00458 includes:
- a CDS encoding CGNR zinc finger domain-containing protein → MTDRRADPRDPRPLTGEPLALDLLNTRWAGTPVNDLLDDEPDGYAIWLSSAGLAGRCAADAAGRAAAREAREALAAAVRDLDERGGVGVAALAGLDAVLGHGRVRREASATGPVDRVEVDDPARLAAWLAVDDFLGLLGQGPQRIKKCAHEACILHFFDTSQNGRRRWCSMAVCGNRAKAARHYGKVHG